The following DNA comes from Fibrobacter sp..
GCCCCAATGATAGAAAAAATATCTTTGGCGGGGCGAATCCCTTTACAGGGTGCGTTTTTTTATTAAATTTGGAAAACTCTCGCGGGAGTAGCTCAGTTGGTAGAGCGCGACCTTCCCAAGGTCGATGTCGAGGGTTCGAACCCCTTTTCCCGCTCGAAAAATATAATGGCCTGGCGAAGCTGGGCCATTATATTTTTTGAGAAGGTGGGGTCGAGCCCGAGAAGAGGGCTCGGCACAAAATTGCCGTGGGCACAACGTTGCCCATGAAATAGGCAATTTTTGAGCTTGATGCGAGTGTGAACAACAAAGCCCCTGTTATTAAACAGGGGCGGTTGTGAGAGCAAAGTCTATACCAAATATTTTCATGATGCTTTTAGACTTTGCGGTTTCATAAGCGAGCATCGAGCCCGATAGGGTTGGCAATCAGCCGCGAAGCGGTGTCTGATTGACAACAACCCCTTTTCCCGCTCGAAAAAGAAGAGGTCCCCTGGGGGCCTCTTCTTTTTTTTCCATCCCATTGTCACCCCGGCCTAAGGTTGGTGAGCCTGCCGAACTACGACCGGGCATATCCTTTAACAAATCTTACCCTCAATGTATGCATCCCTCGCTCGCAGATTCACTTCGTTCGACTGCTCTCTCGGGAAGCACACATCTCGGTCAAAAAACAAGCGTTGGCTTTGGCATACAAGTGCTTTTTCGGGTAAGAATATTTACTATAGGTTCGAGCAGTTACAACAGGCGGAAACTCTTGTGACTGTTAGTCCCTGCGAGTTTTCCCCGAGATGTCATCCCCGCATCCTTCCTTGTCATCCCCGCGATCCCTCTTGTCATCCCCGCGAAGGCGGGGATCTCCTTTCCCATCCCATTGTCACCCCGGGCCGTTTTTAACAAATCTTTCCCTCGATGTGTACATCCCGAGAGAGCAGAATCACTTCGTTCGACTGTTCTCTCGGGAAGCACTCATCTCGGTCAAAAAACTAGCGTTGGCTCTGGACTACAAGTGTTTTTTCGGGTAAGAATATTTACTACAGGTCCGACCTGTTATTGCAGGCGGAAACTCTTGTGACTGTTAGTCCCTGCGAGTTTCCCCCGAGATGTCATCCCCGACTTGGTCGGGGATCTCTCCTCTTTCCCTGCATTTCACACTTTCTTCATTTGATATTCCCGAGAATTTTATATAGATTGCATACAAACAACCTTCTCAAAAGGATTGGACATGAAAAAGCTTTTCCTTGACGTCACGTTTGCGACCTTGTGCGCCGCATTGCTCGCCGCCTGCGGTGGTGACAGCGGTTCGAGTGCTGACAGTTTAGATGAATCGTCAAGTTCCAGTGAAATGGATGGTGCTGAGTCCAGCGATTCCGAAGATCTAAATTCCAACGGCTCCGAAGGTAGCGAAGGCGAGTCGTCTGGCTCCGAAGGTGGTGAAAGTTCCGGCAGCTCCGAAGGCAATTCGTCTGGCAACTCCGAAGGCAATTCGTCTGGCAGCTCCGAAGAACCGGAATCCAGCTCGGAGGGAGCGTCCAGCAGTTCGGAAGAACCGGAGTCCAGCTCGGAGGAAGCGTCCAGCAGTTCGGAAGAACCGGAATCCAGTAGTTCCGAAGATGTCGAAAGTTCCGGCAGCGGTGAAGGCTCTTCTGCAAGCGTTCCCGGCGGCAGCAGCGACGCCAGCACCAACGACGTGGTCACCGGCACGCTTACCGACACCCGCGACGGACAGACCTACAGGACCGTGAAAATCGGTGACCAGGTGTGGATGGCGGAGAACCTGAACTACGCCTACACTGGCGTCCCATATCGCTTTTATGAGGAATACTTTGACGAAACTTACACCTCCGATTCCACCAGTTGGTGCTACGACAACGACCCAGCCAACTGCGCCAAGTACGGCCGCCTTTACACCTGGGCTGCGGCCATGGACAGCGTTGGCACGTGGAGCACGAACGGCAAGGGTTGCGGCTATTATGGCAAGATATGCTCACCGACATACCCTGTTCGGGGTGTCTGCCCCAAGGGCTGGCATCTGCCAAGCTATGATGAATGGGACGCCCTGTCCACGGCGGTGGGAGGCTCTTCTACGGCAGGCACCAAGCTCAAGTTCGTGACAGGCTGGAGTGATAGCGGCAACGGAACAGATACCTTCGGGTTCTCGGCGCTTCCTGCCGGCCTCAGGTATGGTATTGGAGATTACGACTACGAGGGCGACTACGCGAACTTCTGGAGTTCTACTGAGGGCGGCAGCCTCGACGCGTACACCATGGGTTTGTACTACGGCGACGACAATGTGAACCTGAACTACGGCCTCAAGAACTTCGGGTTTTCTGTTCGTTGTCTCAAGGACTAGCAAGTCGAGCGTCAAGGAAATGAGTGCGCTCATTTCCATGACCGAGACGCAGTGGTCCGCGCTACGCAGTAGCGCCAGGACTAGAGTATAGAGGCTAGGGGTTAGGATCTAGGATCTAGGGACGAGGGAATCAAGAAGCGTCGTGCTGATTTCCGAGACGCAGTGGTCCGCGCTACGAAGTAGCGCCAGGACTAGAAAATTTTCCCGACAAAGCAGTTCAGCGTAATGCCGCCGTGGCTGGTTTTTATCTGTTTTGTGTCGGGTGTAGCCAGGGCGGGGCAATTCTTTAGAAGGTTGTCGGTGCAGGCGCCCTTGGGCGCAAGAATGGCGACGACCAAAGGACACACAATTCCCTGCGCAAGTTCCGAAAGTTTCTTGCCTATGCGGGCGTAGAGTGCTGGGGCATTTGCGTCCAGGCGCTTTCCGTAGGGCGGGTTCAGCACGATGATTACTCTGGCGTTTCTGCTGCCGTTTGAGGTATCGTGCCCGATGTTTGAAATTTCTTCGGGCGTGTAGCTGAAAAAGTCCTTCTGCTGCGGTGCGATGGGAGTTGGCTCGATTTTTGCGAGGGGACTGCACTCCACGTTATGCCTGATGATTTTGACGGCCCGTTCTGAAATGTCGCTTGTGAGAATTTTGATTATTGATGAATCGTGATTTTGGACTGGATCCTTCGCGGCTTCGCCGCTCTGGATGACGCGGGTCAGGTAGTTCCACGTAGCTTCTTTGAAAGCGGGCTGGTGCTTGAGGGCAAAGTCACGACACTTTCCGGGAATGATCCCGTTTGCCATGTAGGCAGCCTCTAGGCTGAAGGTGCCGCTGCCTGCCATGGGGTCTATGAGAGTGGTGAGGTCGCCCGACGTGTCGGGCTTAGAGGTATGAGGTCGGGCTTCGCCCTTTGAGCAATGGATTGCCTCGAGGAGCATAGCGGCGGCGATGGTCTCCTTTAGGGGTGCGTCGTTGACAAAACGCTGGTGGCCCCGCTTGTAGAGTTCTTCTCCGGCAAGGTCTAGCGAGACTGTGCACCGGTCGTCGATGAGAGTGACGAATATGTTTTGCGATGAAGGCTTGTCTTGCGGTGGGGCGTTGCGGGGTGTCCCCGCAGAGGGGGTAGAGAGCGACGCAGTGCGAACGAGGGGGAGGCTTCCCCCTTTGAAGACATTGTAAAATCGTTCCGCTACGGCATCGCTGTGGTAGAGCCGTGAATGCTTGCAGGTGACGTGAATGTGCAACGAGTTACTAGTTACTAGTTCTGAGATACTAGGATTATTTCTTTCGTCTTTCGTCTGTAGCGAGCTTGCGAGCGTTCTCTCGTCTAAATAAAGCTCCCAGGGGATTTCGGCGGACTTCTTTTCGAGCTCGCGGAAGTTTTCGGCCTTGAAGGAGGCGATGTCCATGAGCACTCGGTTGGCGATGCGGCTGAGGGCTACGGCTTTCCAGGCCTCGGTCAGTTTGGCCTCGAAGGTGACCTTTCCGTCGGTTGTTTCGAAGGAGTCGTCTTTGGTGGAGACCCCGATTTGCCGCAGCTCTTGGACCAGGGTCGCCTCGAAGCCAAGGGGCACGACGGCGGTGAAACGGTGGAACTTTCCGTGGACTTGCCGCTTGATGCGCTTTTCGAGGTTTTCCTGCATTTTGGACTGTGCGGAATTTACTTGAACTTGACGGCGGTGCCGTAGACGATGATTTCGGCGGAGCCTGCCATGACGGAGGCGGTGGCGAAACAGACATTTATGATGGCGTCAGCCCCGATGCCTCGGGCCTGCTTTTCCATGCGCTCGATGGCAATGTTGCGGGCGTCGTTCAGCATCTCGGTGTAGCCTGCGATTTCGCCGCCTACGATGGTCTTGAGGCCTGCGAAGACGTCGCGGACCACGTTCTTGCTGAAGACAACGCTGCCGCGTACCAACTGGAGGGTCTCGAATTCCTTGCCGGTGATAAAGTCCGTGTTGTAAAGCTGCATGGAGGCCTCCTTTTTTCTTGCCTACGGCAACAATATATAAATCGGCGGCTTCAGGACGGCATATGGGCGGCAGAAAAGCTTGTTTTCGGAGTGGCGGGCCTATAAAAGTGCTTTTTGGTGCGCTTTTATATGCCTTTTGTTAATTTGTTTGTGGTTATTTTGGAGGGTTGGGTCACAAAAATACATATAAATCTTATCAAATAGAATGTTTTATATGTACTTTTGTTAATTTGTGTGTAACATTTTTGCGCTCTTGAAGGGGAGAGGGGCATATAAAAGGCCCCTTGGGGACGGTTTTATAGGTACGCACCCTCTAAAAGAACCTCTTAAAAAAGGAAATGGGCCTGAAAAGTGCCGTCACCAGCAGGGAAACGGCAAAAACGGCCGCCGCCACGACAGGGACCACGACGATGGGGTGAGGCGTGAGGAGCGACAGCTCGAGTCCGTAGAAAAGCTTGATGAAAAGCGGGTGAATCAGGTACACGCCCAGCATGCAGGCCGAAACGAAGGTGAGGCGACGGTTTGTGGTCAGCACGCCCCGGTACCGTTCACAGAAAAAGCAGAAAATGGCGGCGGCAATCAGGAAGGTGGTTGGCTGGAAATTGCCCAGAAAATATTCGTTGGGCTTGGAGCGGTCGATGGAAAAGTACGTGGAGGAGACGAAGGCGAAGGCCCAGGAGGCAATGGCCGAGAGGTACAGTATTTTTCGGGCCAGGGGTTTCAGGCCGTAGTGGGAAATGTAGAATCCGGTGAGGTAGAAGCCCGCGAAGGTGGTACATCCCTGGATGCGGATGTTCTTGTAGAGCGTAAAGTCGGCGAGGCGTTCCAGCAGGTGGTTCACCATGGGGAGCACCAGCCCGAAGCAGAAAAAGATGCCGATGACGTAGAGGATCATCCGGTGGCTTGCGTGTTCGGTAAAGACCCGCATGGGGGGTGTCAGAATATAGAGCCCCGCGATGGTGTAGAGAAACCACAGGTGGGTGGGCGGCTTGGTAAAAAGCAGAAATGGCGTGGCGAAGATGTCCTTGAAAGATCCGCCGGCGACGAAGGTGTTGACCGTTCCGTAGACGACGACCCAGAACACCAGCAAAAGCAAGATGCGGGTGAGGTTCTTGCCGAGGATTTTCTCCGGCGGGTGGGCGTATCGGGGCGAAAGCATGAACGCCCCGCTGATCATGATGAACACGCCCACGCCGAAGCGGGCGATGCTGTTGTAAAAGTTCAGGGTGATCCACTCGTCGGTACGCACGGGAATGTTGTACCAGGCGGAAGTGACAGTATGCTGGAACACCACGGAAAACGCCGCGATGATTCTAAGGACTTCGGCGTAGAGTTCCCTAGGCTTTACGGGAGTCGTTTCCATGCCATTTAGAGCGTCGCCTGGAACTGGTGGAACTTTTCCAGCAGCTCGGCGTAGGTCTTGGTGGCCTCCAGCTGCGGGAACTGGGCCACGATGGAGTCCGGCGCGCAGAAGAAGCAGCCCTTGTCGGCCTGC
Coding sequences within:
- a CDS encoding YbjQ family protein, with translation MQLYNTDFITGKEFETLQLVRGSVVFSKNVVRDVFAGLKTIVGGEIAGYTEMLNDARNIAIERMEKQARGIGADAIINVCFATASVMAGSAEIIVYGTAVKFK
- a CDS encoding RNA methyltransferase, with the translated sequence MQENLEKRIKRQVHGKFHRFTAVVPLGFEATLVQELRQIGVSTKDDSFETTDGKVTFEAKLTEAWKAVALSRIANRVLMDIASFKAENFRELEKKSAEIPWELYLDERTLASSLQTKDERNNPSISELVTSNSLHIHVTCKHSRLYHSDAVAERFYNVFKGGSLPLVRTASLSTPSAGTPRNAPPQDKPSSQNIFVTLIDDRCTVSLDLAGEELYKRGHQRFVNDAPLKETIAAAMLLEAIHCSKGEARPHTSKPDTSGDLTTLIDPMAGSGTFSLEAAYMANGIIPGKCRDFALKHQPAFKEATWNYLTRVIQSGEAAKDPVQNHDSSIIKILTSDISERAVKIIRHNVECSPLAKIEPTPIAPQQKDFFSYTPEEISNIGHDTSNGSRNARVIIVLNPPYGKRLDANAPALYARIGKKLSELAQGIVCPLVVAILAPKGACTDNLLKNCPALATPDTKQIKTSHGGITLNCFVGKIF
- a CDS encoding fibrobacter succinogenes major paralogous domain-containing protein, whose translation is MDGAESSDSEDLNSNGSEGSEGESSGSEGGESSGSSEGNSSGNSEGNSSGSSEEPESSSEGASSSSEEPESSSEEASSSSEEPESSSSEDVESSGSGEGSSASVPGGSSDASTNDVVTGTLTDTRDGQTYRTVKIGDQVWMAENLNYAYTGVPYRFYEEYFDETYTSDSTSWCYDNDPANCAKYGRLYTWAAAMDSVGTWSTNGKGCGYYGKICSPTYPVRGVCPKGWHLPSYDEWDALSTAVGGSSTAGTKLKFVTGWSDSGNGTDTFGFSALPAGLRYGIGDYDYEGDYANFWSSTEGGSLDAYTMGLYYGDDNVNLNYGLKNFGFSVRCLKD
- a CDS encoding acyltransferase family protein, which produces METTPVKPRELYAEVLRIIAAFSVVFQHTVTSAWYNIPVRTDEWITLNFYNSIARFGVGVFIMISGAFMLSPRYAHPPEKILGKNLTRILLLLVFWVVVYGTVNTFVAGGSFKDIFATPFLLFTKPPTHLWFLYTIAGLYILTPPMRVFTEHASHRMILYVIGIFFCFGLVLPMVNHLLERLADFTLYKNIRIQGCTTFAGFYLTGFYISHYGLKPLARKILYLSAIASWAFAFVSSTYFSIDRSKPNEYFLGNFQPTTFLIAAAIFCFFCERYRGVLTTNRRLTFVSACMLGVYLIHPLFIKLFYGLELSLLTPHPIVVVPVVAAAVFAVSLLVTALFRPISFFKRFF